One genomic segment of Hevea brasiliensis isolate MT/VB/25A 57/8 chromosome 3, ASM3005281v1, whole genome shotgun sequence includes these proteins:
- the LOC110659448 gene encoding two-component response regulator ARR8 encodes MSITADSKFHVLAVDDSLIDRKLIERLLKISSYQVTTVDSGSKALEFLGLHEDDQSNPETPSVSPNNNQEVEVNLIITDYCMPGMTGYDLLKKIKESSSLRNIPVVIMSSENVPSRITRCLEDGAEEFFLKPVQLSDLHRLKPHMMKTKIKTQKQENEEIQELQPPPPPPPPPPQQLPNNSKRKAMEEGLSPDRTRPRYNNITTVV; translated from the exons ATGTCTATAACAGCAGACTCAAAGTTTCATGTTTTAGCTGTTGATGACAGCTTAATAGACAGAAAACTCATTGAGAGGCTCCTCAAGATCTCATCATATCAAG TTACTACAGTTGATTCTGGTAGTAAAGCTCTAGAATTTCTGGGTTTACATGAAGATGACCAAAGCAACCCGGAAACACCTTCTGTTTCTCCAAACAATAATCAG GAAGTGGAAGTGAATCTTATTATTACAGATTACTGTATGCCTGGCATGACAGGCTATGATTTGCTCAAGAAAATAAAG GAATCATCATCTCTGAGAAACATACCAGTAGTGATAATGTCATCTGAGAATGTTCCTTCAAGAATCACTAG ATGTTTAGAGGACGGAGCAGAAGAGTTTTTCTTGAAGCCAGTACAATTATCAGATTTGCATAGACTTAAACCTCATATGATGAAAACAAAAATAAAGACCCAAaaacaagaaaatgaagaaatcCAAGAACtgcaaccaccaccaccaccgccgCCGCCGCCACCACAACAACTACCCAACAATAGCAAGAGGAAGGCTATGGAAGAAGGGCTTTCACCGGATAGAACAAGACCCAGATACAATAACATCACCACTGTGGTCTGA